Proteins from one Candidatus Krumholzibacteriia bacterium genomic window:
- a CDS encoding citrate lyase ACP, with protein sequence MAARAEERVQTGEAGRRGDDVRSDLWVRATLRDSGGLDLQVRSKVEPYYGEAIRTQLRALCATAGVEHAKLEL encoded by the coding sequence ATGGCAGCGAGGGCCGAAGAGAGGGTGCAGACCGGCGAGGCCGGGCGGCGCGGTGACGACGTGCGGTCGGACCTGTGGGTCCGCGCCACGCTGCGCGACTCCGGTGGACTCGACCTGCAGGTGCGCTCCAAGGTCGAGCCCTACTATGGTGAGGCCATCCGCACGCAGCTGCGTGCGCTCTGTGCCACCGCCGGCGTCGAGCACGCCAAGCTCGAGCTG
- a CDS encoding MmgE/PrpD family protein — MDTITGTLSRWAAELRYEHLSPEAIAAAKAFLYDSLGCALGGWRTHDARLALEHLDEVGGKPVCTLIGSGTKTDPVSAAFANALMIRALDYNDIYWKADPSHPSDIIPAALALGERQNLGGRDLIVGIVLAYEIEMRLCLAGVPGIRERGWHHATLTAFAAPMVASRMLGLPWQQMQHSIGIAASRHCTLGAVTAGKLTMMKNTVDPMATRAGVESALLAARGYTGPEHVLDGKESLFHCLGDGWDRGKLTDDLGKRFLIVDCSMKAFPTEALTHSPITATLAILREQELAAEDIATVEIESIARAADILSDPSKYEPDSKETADHSLPYCIAAALVDHKVTTQQFTEAKIRDPRLRAQLRKVKVTANQEFENLFPAQQSSRVTITTTAGKQFTRRVDVPKGDPRDPMTPEEMQIKFEALAEPVLSPRRRQELRDAVFTLEDVPHCSELMALCAADRKSPGLSG; from the coding sequence CGATCACCGGCACCTTGTCGCGCTGGGCGGCGGAGCTGCGCTACGAGCACCTCTCGCCCGAGGCCATCGCGGCGGCAAAGGCCTTCCTCTACGACTCCCTGGGCTGCGCTCTTGGCGGCTGGCGCACACACGATGCGCGGCTCGCTCTGGAGCACCTCGACGAGGTCGGGGGCAAGCCCGTGTGCACGCTCATCGGCTCCGGGACGAAGACCGACCCGGTGAGCGCCGCCTTCGCCAACGCCCTCATGATCCGGGCCCTGGACTACAACGACATCTATTGGAAGGCGGATCCTTCGCATCCGAGCGACATCATCCCGGCCGCCCTCGCCCTCGGTGAGCGCCAGAACCTGGGGGGCCGCGATCTCATCGTCGGCATCGTGCTCGCGTACGAGATCGAGATGCGCCTGTGCCTGGCGGGCGTGCCGGGCATCCGCGAGCGTGGCTGGCACCACGCCACCTTGACCGCCTTCGCCGCCCCCATGGTCGCGAGCCGCATGCTGGGGTTGCCGTGGCAGCAGATGCAGCACTCCATCGGCATTGCCGCGAGCCGCCACTGCACTTTGGGTGCGGTCACCGCGGGCAAGCTCACCATGATGAAGAACACCGTGGATCCGATGGCGACGCGGGCCGGCGTCGAGTCGGCGCTCCTCGCTGCCCGCGGCTACACCGGCCCGGAGCACGTGCTGGACGGGAAGGAAAGCCTCTTCCACTGCCTCGGCGACGGCTGGGATCGCGGCAAGCTCACCGACGACCTCGGCAAGCGCTTCCTCATCGTGGACTGCAGCATGAAGGCGTTCCCCACCGAGGCGCTGACGCACTCGCCCATCACCGCCACCTTGGCGATCTTGCGGGAGCAGGAGCTCGCCGCCGAGGACATCGCGACCGTGGAGATCGAGAGCATCGCCCGCGCCGCCGACATCCTGAGCGATCCGTCGAAGTACGAGCCCGATTCGAAGGAAACCGCCGACCACAGTTTGCCCTACTGCATCGCCGCCGCTCTCGTGGACCACAAGGTGACGACGCAGCAATTCACCGAGGCGAAGATCCGCGACCCGCGGCTGCGGGCGCAGCTCCGCAAGGTGAAGGTGACGGCGAACCAGGAGTTCGAGAATCTCTTCCCGGCGCAGCAGAGCAGCCGGGTGACGATCACGACCACGGCGGGGAAGCAGTTCACCCGGCGGGTCGACGTCCCCAAGGGCGACCCGCGCGATCCGATGACGCCGGAAGAGATGCAGATCAAGTTCGAGGCGCTGGCGGAGCCGGTGCTGAGCCCGCGGCGGCGGCAGGAGCTGCGCGACGCCGTCTTCACTCTGGAAGACGTGCCGCACTGCAGCGAACTCATGGCCCTCTGCGCCGCGGACCGTAAATCGCCGGGGCTCTCCGGATAG